The Calypte anna isolate BGI_N300 chromosome 11, bCalAnn1_v1.p, whole genome shotgun sequence DNA window ATGATATATTAAAATCCTCTGAGTATAACAAGATTTTTAATCAAATGCCAGAATCTAATGCTCTAAGATAAACACCATAAGAATGGTCTTGAAGCTGGATTATATGTTTAATCCCTAATTTCTCTACATGAATATCAAACCAGGTGAAAGATCTAAATTAGAAGCATATTCTTAGGAGCACCTTACTTTCTCAGCATACATCTTTTTCAGGATGCAGAAGTAGGTTCTAATTTAGTCACCATTCAAACTACTGCAACTGCTGTAAAAGAGAAAGATGGCAGCATCTATTGCCAGCCAGAAATACTATGTCAAGGTAAGACATATCTATTATACAAAATCTCAAATATGTTCTTAAACACACATGTAAAATGCTTAATAACTATTCATATATGTAAACATTTTATATAGCCAAGTGGAACTTTTTAATGAACATGCTTAATGTAGATATTGGCAACATCTTTCTCTTATTTAGTTCTAACCAATAATATGAACCTGAACATCTCAGATACGTATTTGCCAAGAATTAAATCCTTTCCATGTCTGAAGTTACAACAGTTTTGTATCAATATAGGATCCCAGGTCTGATCTTATAACTATTAATATGGTTTGCAAATCTACCTGTTACAAGAGTAGTTTTAGTTAAATAGATTTGTtataaaaattaacttcagttattgctgtattttataATGATTGCCTTTGAAAGTGGATTTTTCAACTCTTTTTTGCAGGGGATAGTAACAGGAATATGTAAAGTATATTTTTACCTATAGCAAAAGTAATTTGTTAGAACAGTAGCCTCCATTTGCATATCAGATGTTCACATCTCATGTATttatgaagaaaggaaaaaccaaccaaacaagaaaacaaccCCATAAGCTCTAAAATAATGAATCTGCAAGAATGAAGAGTTGTAATTTCTGAACCAGCACATCTGGCTTAATTATGTTCTGTTAATATCCACCTTCAGCTTTTTAGAAATCCAGACACAGAAAATCTATGCAATACCTCTTTTAAATACAGTCAAGGTTTTTCACAGGACAAAACTTCCTGAGGACAGGCATATGGAAATGGACATtggagttatttttcttctcttgttccTAAGTCTTGAACTTTATTTTACCCAGGGATAGAACTGCCTCGCATCAACTATGGCTACAATGGCAAGAAATACACGTATGTCTATGCAACAGGAGTTCAGTGGAGTCCAGTTCCTACAAAGGTATGATTAACATTTACCAAGTCAGAAACTGTATTTATAGAATGCAAACTGTGTTCACTGTTGGTTCTTGTACATAATTACCACAACTGATTACAAAATAAAGCTGGATTTCTGCGTGATGCAAGAAAATTTATTGCAGCACAGATGACAGTAGCTCTAATCTGCAAGTTTGTGATTTCTAGTGCAGATAATCCTGCTTGACATAAATCtaataaaaaatgctgttagattatttcttttttcacaacAGTTGCTCTTTAATGAATGTAGGCACAACAACAACCATGTATAACCCTTAGGTAGAGTCTGCCAACAAAATTGTTGTCACCTTGGTTAGAAGGGAgaatttttccagttcttcttCAAGTAGTTTTTACAGCTTCATTTTTGTGGAAACATAATTTTTTGACTAAAGGTCAAAAGAGACAAGACTACAACTGCATCTGTATGGTTAGAGAAAAGGCCTTAATAGAACTGAAGGGGAAATGCTGTGCATCCCCACTGGTGATTGGTTTGGTCAGGCACTTGACCCATTAATGAGATGAAAACCTCTACTCTGTTCCTTCAGTAAATACCATTGCCTTAGTCTTTAGAGATCACTACTAATAAATAGCCTTTGTACTGGCATATATAGCCTACTTAATAATAGCAGGCCTTGAGAAATATTGAGATcacaataaaaggaaaataattcacagGATAAGAAAGCAGGAGGCTTAAATTCTGTTTCCTGCTTTACTACTACAGCATCACAGGGATTTGGCAAAAGGCACTTAAATGTTCTGGGGTTTGGGCTCGTGCTCTGTATAATGAGGGCATCTTCTATAGTGAAGGTTCTCTGATCTGTTAGTATCTGTAGAACACTTAAAGCCCATAAATGAAAGGTGCAATTGCATtctaatgaaacaaaattaaaataacattgtgTGTGATTCTGCAGCCACTAACTATGACTCTCaaagtttaattattttccagGTGTATCCTTCTTGTGGTGACACATGCTTTGTTGCTTCTTAACTCTTAGCATTGGCCCCCCATGCTGGCAGTTAGCTCATGTTGTGTGTTTGGTATAAACCACTGTCTGGGtcactgacatttttcttttctgttcacaCAATCATTTAGATTGCTAAATTCAATGTCCACACAAAGGAAATACTGCACTGGGGAGAAGACCACTGCTGGCCATCTGAGCCTGTTTTTGTTCCCAGCCCTGATGCAAAAGAAGAGGATGATGGTAAAATAGTGACAACATTCTGAAAGCTGGGGTTACATGAGTTTTGGATTAAATCTTACAAGTTTAATTGTTCTTAGTCGTAACAAGAAAGCTGGGTTGATGCTTGcacttgaaattaaaattagcACCAGACATTTTACTcctgaaggcaaaaaaaccaaaggaacaACAGAGCAAAATTAGCTTGTGTAATGTCCCAAGGTAGCCATAGACAATAAAACCAATGCTTTGGACTTTGCAGAGTCACTCAGAGCTCAGTGTATCAATACTTTGGAGCAGCTGAAGGTGTGGGAAGTCAGACCCAGAAAATCTATGCAATACCTGTTTTAAATACAGTCAAGGTTTACAGACAGTTAAATACACTCATCTGTTACAGATGAGAACATGAAACGGCACTGCAAGGATCCCTCTTATCTCAATCCTGTTCTACTCTCAGGTGCCTCATTGCAAATAGCTGAAAGGATGAGTCCCAAAATGGCCAGGCACACATTTCAgtgttgtgtgggttttttccttcccaatgaactaaaggcagaagaaaaataaaaatgcacaggAGAGATGCAATCATTAGTTCTTTAGCACTCCCAGTAGACTTCTGGATTGAGTAATCACTTCAGGTTTGTCTCATAAAATTCTGACAGCATTAACTTTTCTGTTTGGTGTAACTAATATGTGCTTCTAATTCTCCATTTGTATGTCACAGGCATTGTTCTGACCTGTGTGGTGATGTCTGATCCGAAGCAAGCACCCTTCCTACTTGTCTTGGATgctaaaacatttaaagaattGGGCCGAGCCACAGTAGATGTGGAACTGCATATGGACTTACATGGAATATTTATACCAGAGAAAGATTTGAAGACTGAGActgaataaaatgcttttcatccTATTATGCAGGCTGAGACAACCTTCTGATAGATGTGGGATAATATAATTCAGGAACAAGTTAtgacaaaaaaatcagtaaatatcTCTTGAATAACTATATGTAATTCTTTTAAGAGAtggcaattatttttattacaaataatttatgCACAACTGGTACATAACTTAAAACAGAGGAATGATCAGTATTAAGTGCTAATGTTGTATACAACTCAGGGGGCAGGGAATAGGAGACAAAGGCatcaagaaatgtttttttacagTAGAATATAGCTTTCTGAGCAAAGGAAGTACTGTATTTATAGGGTGATGCATGGCATGAGTCACCAATGACTGCAGGTCATGTAACTTTCATGGACAATTTCAAGACTGCAGCTCATTATGAAAGTTGCCTCCTGCCAGAAACTTCATGTTAAACTATCTGCTCTGATTCTAATAATTCATGGCAATGCATTGTCTTGGTGCTTGATTTCTTAAACTCAACCATAACCAAAGTATTACACTGAGGTGCTACAACTTTCCAATTTAGAACTTAAGAAACCCTGCTTTACtaataatgtgtattttttccttttatgttaACAAACCCAAGTAACTTGAAATAGAATATATGGGTTTATGTAGCATTCAGTTATACTTCAGTGCTGTTTAGTCCTAACTACTGAACTGGGTTTGCCTGTCAAGGTTGTGGTGGTGGAAGGGCTAAAGGGCTAAAATTTCTCTTCTGTGAGAAATTGCTAGAAGCTTCTGCTGTGTTCAACAGAGCAAATTCCATCTGACTCTGAGACAGACCTGCTGCTGGCCAAGGCCAAGCCAGTGATGACATTTTTAAGAAGGGGACAAGGCCACTGCACAATGGCAACTGCAGCCAGACAGGGGGGTGAGAAtaaatgggagagaaaattCTGCAGACATCAAGGTCCctgaagaaggagaggaggttCCCCTGCAGATCCCCCTGCAGCTTGTGatgaagaccatggtgaggcaggctgtccttctgcagcccatggaggttcccaggctggagcaggtggATGCCCAAAGGAGGTTGTGGCCCTGTGGGAAGCTTGTGCTCTAGCAGGCTTCTGGCAGGACCTGTGGAGCCATGGAGAGAgcagcccatgctggagcaggtttgaTTGGAGGACTTTTGACCCCATAGGGATCCTATGCTGGAGAAGTCTGCTCCTGAAGGACTGAACTCTGTGGAAGGGGTGGAAAGGACTCACACTGGAGCTGTTTGTGAAGAGCTGTGGCCTGTGGGAGGGACTGACACTGAAGAAGTTCAGGGAGGActgtgtcctgcagcaggaactccttcctggagcaggggaagagtgtgaggagtcctccccctgaggaagAAGGCACAGCAGAGACATTGTGTGATGAACTGACCACAAACTGAATTTCCcctccccctgtgctgctgttggggaagaggcagagaaatcAGGAGTGAAGTTCAGCCtgagaagaagggaggggtggctgGACGgtgtttttaagattttatttctcattatcctGCTCTGATCTGACTGgtgataaattaaattaattttttccctcaagttgagtctgttttgcccatgacagTAATTGGTGAGTGATCTCTTCCTGTCATGTTATTCCACCAGCCTTTCATCCTATTTTCTCTCAcctgtccagctgaggagggagtGATGGAGTGAGTTTGGTGGACACCTGGTGTCCTGCCAGGCTCAACCCACCACAAGCACCTTGTATTCAAATTGGTTCTCCTTGAGCAGAATACCTGAGATGGCATTTCATGTAATTAGATGATTACACTGTGTAAAAGATCcccaaaatgtatttattaacaTTGCTAGCACATATATATACTGTTAGTAACAGTATATATATGAAGGAGAGCAGCACATTTCTAGCAGAACTCAGACACATGTGCAGAGTGAAAGATCTAATTTAGACCTCATCTGAACTATACAGTAGCTGAAAAGACAGGCAATTGTTGCTATTGCTAAGCAgttcctttattttctgcttagGAGCATCCACCTGCTGACATGGGTTTATCATTGCCTAGAACAGATGCTTCCTAATAAAAATGCACAGCTCTCAGTCACAGGCACagctaaaaagaaatgtttcaacACAGAGTTCAAATGCCAAGTACGCcctggttgggttttgttgtagGAATGGCATTTCCTAATCCTCCGaatgtatttctgctttctgatttggggaattgttttttccttaagtgAGAGCTTTTCTTTGAATTGTATTTTCCTGTTGCATGTACCTTTCTTGTTGGATGCATCCTTACAGGTGGAGAAAACGAGGTGTACATCCATGCAGTTTAGCTCTGCATCTGATCTGTTTGTATCTCCACAGTACTCAGGTATCTCTCACTCCTTATATTTGCCCTCTCCCAGTGTCCCTGCTGCTAACTGTGTTGTGCAGGTAGGGAAGGAGATGATCTCATTGTCACAGTCTCCCCATCCCATGAGAATCTGGTCTTTGGTGACTTCTTGTGATTGTGTAAGATGTTTATAGCAGAGCAGGAACTGAACCATCATCATCCTGTTTGCTTTATAACAACCATacttccctttctctgcttaAGCCTTTGCAGTTTGTAAGTATAAAGAATATATAggctatttttaatgttaaaaaaaaaaaaaaaatcactgtggtCATATTATAGAGTTAGAACACACAGTTTTGGGCATTGAAATGTTGATATGTTCCataaaatggaaacaaacaCTTCTGTAAGGAGTGTCTGCAGAAATAGGCATCTTTAGTGTTTTCAAGGCACATTACTACTACTGTTTAAGAGAACTTTATCTTCTAAAAAAGAGTGAGTTCCATTTTCATAACTATTATGGAAACAGTACTGGAATGGAAGATTGAATTCTGATGTTGGCAAAAGACACCAGCTGTGTAGTTGTTTCTTTTAGtctgaaaatgtttggttttaacAAGTCTCCACAAATATTTCTGGAATTACATGGTAGCAATGGATCAAAAATCTACCCACTACTATAGATCTCCTTTTAAGAGTCTCTGGGATTTCCTCTACAGAACTCATTGTTACGTTTTTTGATGATCATGAGTTTGGATACAGGAGTTACCTGACTTCTGAGGAGCTAATTCTTGCTGGCAGAGATGACACAATAGAGGAATATGCATCACAAAAACAATCTGCAGTCAAAGAAAGCCAATGTGTTATTTATGTTCATGTAGAACATAAGAAAATAAGTTATAAGAACTTGggtataatttttaaacaaagaataCCTCATTCACTGCATCAGCATTACACAGGATTTGATTAACATCAAGTTTGTAGTCaacctgaagagaaaaacagggaTGTAAACATGGATTTGCCAATCCCAGTAAATGAAATCATATGGCTGATCACAAATTTGTTCAAgaattactattattattctTATTAGCAGTTGCAATAGTAACCTGATGAAACATTTACCCTGGTCATACACCATATGATTTCTAGGCTGACCACAGCACAGGGGAATGCAGATACACTCTGCAAAGTGGCTGCAGGGTTtatggtgttgggtttttttggttggttggtttttttgttggtttttttttgtttgtttgttttggttttttgtggtaACACAGAACATGGCAATGGGTCTGTTATTTAGCTTGAATTTTTGCTATGAATGAAATCTTGAAGGACAAgggtttgtttcttcttttgcacCAATTTAAGTCGTAAATTTACCCACTGAAACTAATGGAGTTTTGGAATGGCTTAGAAATAATTAGATTTAGTAACTGCAAACAAAAATAGTAAGGATTCAAGGAagaaattcaaggaaaaaaacagttgaGCAAGAGAATGAAGCTATGGGTATGCCTGCATACAATTACTTCAAAAGATTTTACTCCTCTAGCTGGAAGAGTGgtttggtgttttatttttttggtgggtggtgttttgtttttgtttttgttttttatatcaATGGGTTTCATAAAATGGAACAACTCACAAAGCATACTAATTAATTGTTCTCTGGAAGTGGATATTATCTGTTACGCCTTCTCCCATTGCCCCACATctgaagcaggaggaagcagaaacaCTGTTTACTGTGAGGAGTTAAAAACCAGAAATGCAACTGTGTTTTCCTACCCAACAATctctgcaggaggcagagaaacaaacagg harbors:
- the LOC115598956 gene encoding uncharacterized protein LOC115598956, which translates into the protein MLPGLAEPSRTVPSGVESSGTESSRVETSRAEMNRTEPRRAGPAASISPGSPGTAGGLSHRSGPNRTGLAAQCPQAQVDYKLDVNQILCNADAVNEGEDSSHSSPAPGRSSCCRTQSSLNFFSVSPSHRPQLFTNSSSVSPFHPFHRVQSFRSRLLQHRIPMGSKVLQSNLLQHGLLSPWLHRSCQKPARAQASHRATTSFGHPPAPAWEPPWAAEGQPASPWSSSQAAGGSAGEPPLLLQGP